The Lates calcarifer isolate ASB-BC8 linkage group LG11, TLL_Latcal_v3, whole genome shotgun sequence genomic sequence GGAGCATAAGATATGATTCAGATCAGAGAGTATCTCTGTAAATAAATTACTAGGAGCATGTTCAGAGCTACAGCTCAGCAGCTTTTTAATCTGAcatacagtcagtgtttgtgaagAGTCTGAGTGAAGTGAGTGACCACATGGACCTCTGAGTGATGGGTCAGTTAAACAGCCACATAGATAGAGGAGGCATTGGTCCAGTCAGGGCGTATGGGTTGGTCATGGACTGGATACAGGAAGGAGCAGTTCTGTTCAGTACCCTGCAGACCTGCAGATCTGTACACCAGCACACCTTGgactcttcctctgtgtttgattgTTGGTGTACTGCTGTGTTTCTCAGAGCAGGATATCTGGATACAGTCACATACTCTCAGTCACTACACATCACACTGTGCCACACTATGCCATTTGCACAGTCCTGGTCTGGTGACAGTTCTGGTCCAGTGCCAATTCTGACAAACCTTGCTCGTGGTGGTGTTTCACAGCTGTATCCTGCAGTTTACTAATCTTATTCCAAACACAATTATACTGATTGAACTGTTAGCATGTTGCTAGGTTCTCTATCATGGTTCTCTGACACCTGTGCTATGCAGCAGGATTTGGAGTTAACAAGGTAACTTCATTTCTTGCTGGGATACAATGAAAGATATCCTGAGGATGTTGAACTTGCTTTGTAGTACAGACCTCAGGTACTGTTCCTCTGCATTAAATGATACTCAGAGCAACAGTTAGGATGTGAACATACTCTACATAGTGGGGGAATCCCAACCTTTGCAGTTTCTCTCTCTAATTCAATGCCACGTCAAGTATGAAAGGCTCCTGAAGAGGTGaattttcagctgctgttggtTGGATGTGTGCAGAGTACCTGTGTTCACCAGCGGACAACATCTACAACATCAACTTCTCTCGCTTCAAGATCAGGGACCTGAGCAGCGGAGTGGTCATCCTTGACATGAAAAAACAATGTCCAACAGGTAGCTTCATGTTTCTCTTACATTTGTAGAGATGCTGAATGTTCAAACAACTCTGAAGCTCTGCCTGTTATCTTCAGTGGCTGCATTAGTCATTACAGAGTAGTTAGTTACTAGAGTAAAGGTCAGTGGCTCATCAATTTTAGAAATCATTCTCAGGAGGTCATTAATATTCATAGTCAGTTTGAGGGAAATTTTCCTCTCTGgatcaataaatatttatcGTTGCATTAAATCAGATAATTATGGCGTTCTGAGGGGAAAAGGATAGATCTATTTCTACTCAAATGTGTAACAAGAGTGTTAACTTCAAATAGAAGCTGTAGCCACTCATTCTGTACATCAGTGCATATCACAGTGACATGAGTCGCAGGTTACCAAATTAACACTTAGAAaattgatttttgacatttgagaATTGATTCAGAATCATTCATGTCCGCATGGCGATGTATGTAAGAATACAGTAGATTTTCTCCCCCACCTCTAGTGGTCAGTTATGCTCTGGAGCCATGGAGAatgtattatgtgtgttttatactAAAACACACCACAGTACAATGTAATCTGAAAGGCAGTAGTGCAGCCTGCTCATAATCATTTTTCTCATCATCTCTTGTTTACTTACTGACTCTCTTTAATTTTCTCCAGAAATTCAAGATGTCATTGAACTTGACACAAATAGATTCATCCGGTACCACTTCTCCCCTGCCTTCCTGACTCTCAGGGAGATAGGAGCTACGTAAGTCAAAGATGTTTTATTCTGTTGGATCAACTGCTGTGACTGCAGGTCACCATGATctgaaaccaaagaaaagaaagatttttcTGTTCACACTGTCCTCTGAGTCTTTACATTCCCAGACTGTTGTAGGTGATAGAAAGTCTCAAGAAGAAATcagttatttcttttcattgtcaGTCATACTTTACAGTGGCGACTTATCCAGCTGCCACATTGTACAAAATGTAGAATAAGATAAGCCTTCACAACAGTCTGTGATCACCACAGATCAGTGTGTCTCTGAGAATCAGgccacacacagatggacactCTGACTGAGGCCTAGAGttctttgtgtgagtgtgttttcctCAGGGGCCACCATAGAGGGTCAGTGTTTGCTAAAAGTTTTTAGAAAtgctcacccacacacacagatttcttCTTTGGAGAAGTTAATTACTGGTCTTAACACGGAGCACTGAGCAAGTGTTGTTTTCTTAATAATGATATAATGACTATGTCAGTCCTTTATTTATCAAAGGGCTGTAATGTCTTACTTTGCCTGTTGGATTCATTTACACATTGACACATTACGTATTTTGGGTTTCTGCCTATGAACTCACACATGTCCATAACAACTAGTTATATTTACAGTGGTCTGTATTTCAGTTCTGACACAAAAAATGAATCCATCAGTTGACTGTTCACTGCTGGCTGATGCAGCTTATAGCAGTCCCAACCCCCTGTAAGACAGCAAACAAGCCCACCTCCCAAAATGGTGGAATAATACAGAAATTATGTAATCTATGGATTTGAAATTCTAATCCCTGACATTACCTGTTGGATCACACATCCAGTTCTGGTGAGGACCCCTCTGTATGGCAGTCACTTCTCTGTGGAGTCACTGGGCTCTGGGTGAAATTTAAAACCTCTGGAGTTGAGTCAGGAGGAgttgctgtttgtctctgacagTCTGTTGTGTGGATTATTTGAGACTGACTAGACCTCACCAGGACTGAAACAAGGCTGAAAGAGATGGCAACAACACAGGTCCCAGGACTGTGAGGGAATGTGTTAGAACAGGAAGAAATAACTCACGTTACTGGAAAACTCAGGAAGCAACGTTATCTCCTGGAAATGACACTTCTACACAATTCAACTGCAACAGCAGATATGTTCAGTAGGAAATGTAATCATAACTagattatgttttctattttacaGACACGTTGATAAAGAAAGTATCAGTAAAATCTTCACAGACAAcgtgtttgttttccaccaaaatcTCTGACAGCACAACCTCCACCTCTCCTGACTCCAGTTTTATGAAATTattttctggttctgttcagactctCACAGATCCTGATCTGAACCTGTTCATTTACATTAcaaccaaaaccaccatctttccctgACCTTAAACCACAGACTGGACTCTGGATAtgaacctggtctctggtgtgtCTCTCAGGTTGGAGTTCACAGTGGGCAGCAAGGCGTTGAACCGCTTCCGTCTGATCGAGAGGCATTTTTTCAGAAACCTCCTGCTCAAAACCTTTGACTTTGAGATCGGCTTCTGCATCCCACACAGCAGAAACACCTGTGAGCACATCTACTGCTTACCTGACCTGGACCCAGATACAGGTACCATTAAATACTGCTATTATTGCTGACCTACTGTAATACAACTACTactgcagacatacacacacgcacacacacacacacacagactgtggaGTGAGACTATTTCCACACACTGCATTAGTGTGGAAATAATCTCACACCCTCCATCTTCCAGTGCTGATCTCCTGCTgaccttctctctgttttgctgtgttCAGTTGAGGACATGATTGCCAACCCGTTTGAGACGCGCTCGGACAGTTTTTACTTTGTCAACAACAAGCTGATCATGCATCACAAAGCCGAGTACTCCTTTTCCCCACAAAGAGAAGCTGACACATCCAGCAAACAGGAGAACGATGGTTAGTAATGATGCTTTGGGTTAGTACTAAATCTTAAGTATTACCTgagtgaggagaaaatgaatccAGCTGTCACTGTTCCAGGTTCATGATGTGATGTATACATGAATGTTCTTTGAGCTGTCAGGAGATTATGATAACTATGTCTGTCACAATAATATTTTCATGTAGCTTACTTTATAAAAGAGTAACTtaacacttttttaaatttgaaaatatACAATTAGTTTATTTAATACATTGCACTGGCAGTTTATCTTTCTGTAGATCAAACTTAGTGATTCTCTCCTTGAAACCCAAAGAAATATGGATGTTTGGGCGCCACTCTCTATGAAAACACATAAACTCTCAACGGTGTGTAGGGTTCTAGTTCATTCTTCCCTCATCACCTGAGATGGTAGAAATCCAGGTGTTGGGTGTGAATGTACAgatggtgacaaattaaaggtcAAAGTGCAGCAGTGAACCTGCTCTGATGGTGGAGTGACTGAGGCTCTAGATGTTAGGgttttctttaacttttcacctgtcagtgttttctgaacATGTCTGGTTTTACACAAAATAATGATGCAATGTTTTTATATGAAATGCAGACAAATTAGAGTTTAGATACAGAGACATATAAACTAACAAGTTACTGTTGATAACTTGGTAACACAGTGGCTGTATATTACTTGTGTAAATTTTGTGACATGCATTCTGAAACTAAAGACAATGACTTTGTCCAAAAGCTTATGATGTGGGGCACTtatcatcttttgtttttcatttatttatttattttgacctGAATCTAAGAATGGAGTTTAGACGTTATTAATGTGTTAGATATGATGATACTGAATGTGTATTTTGCTTTATTAGGATGATCGCTTTAAATGAATCTGCTGATGTTGCAGAGAGCTGATTTTAGTTGACATTCTGAAGtgaaatttaacatttaacacattctttcattaaaaagagaaaaactgatcTTTACTGTGGATGTGTCCTTCATTTGTCAAATACAATACTCTGTCGTTTTTCAATTTGGTGTACAAGTACCCAAAGAGTAAGGCAGAGTGAAAGTACCAGTAGAAAGTGGTATTGAGCAGTGAGTAGAGAGTGTATTGTCAGTAGATGTGgagttgtgttgctgtgtgtcatCCAGCTGCATTAGTTTGCAGGTGTGagcatctcatctcatcacctCAGCACAGTTACATTTGAATGCACAGGATGCACAGTCATGTGTAATGTACACAACACACCAGAGGGTCTGCTGTATGTCAGTGTGACTCCACCAGCTACACCCACACAATCAGTACAGAACAAGtggcctgtgctgctgctgagcaggtCCAAGCAGGCGGCCCACAGACTTCCTTTACAGCAGTGTGATACACAGTCCCCAAAATACAGAGCATGAAACCATGCATGAAAACAGAACCAGATAtcttcttttagtttttgttctCAGTCAGATTGTTTGTGTTGGTGCAGAGTACTGATGAGGTTTTTAAAATCATTCAGTACTTGTGCATTGCTGGCACCAATAAGAGCAGATACTATGCTCATTTTAAGGTTGTAATTACAGTGAAAGGAATAAAAAGCAGTGACTAGcctgaaacatttaaaactgtacAATACATCAGTGTGCTCTGGAAATACTCAGCAGTAACATGAAGTCAGTAACATAAATCCACCATTTTGTCAGGAAAGGAAGTGTGTGTAAAAGAACTTCACTGAGACAGAGGAAACTGGAGAGTGACCCACAGTTTCTGGAACAAAGGGGAAAAAGTGGGCTAAGTGAGACAGGGAGGTTTCGAGACTGAGGGCTGGAGGAGGGACAAGGGGAGGAACACAGAGAGGGACgggcaacaacacacacatctggaaaTAAttgagcagagagcaggagagagggaaaggcagaGTTCCGTTAACAAAAGGgaacaaaaggaaaagtaaaACTACATAAAGTAAGAATAAAGTTCAGGATCTGGGAAGGAGCCAAGTTAACGGAGGAGAGCAGGCGGACACAGTCCACCAGAGGAGGATaatacagaggaagagaagaaaggaaagctGTGTGAAAGGCCTGCTTGGTTCAGGGACCAATCCAAAGAGGATCTGAAGAGGAAAACTGAGCACAGATCAAATCCAGAGTTTGAAGGAGCCAGGACTCACGAAGAACTGCAACTCATCTTCAGGTAAAATTTATCTGAGCTGTAACAACACTGATCCCAAAACTCAGCACATTTAAATGAATCCATATTAATAACATATAACATcaaaaacaataacatttaaaatcaaagttTGTAAAGTGGATAAACCAATGAACTGTGTGATGATTGTGTGTCATGGTGTGAAGGACGGTAGTTAAACCCTGACAGGACCAGCTGACTGTTTTTACACTCAGACCTGATCAAaatgtttctctgcttttaCAATCATCTGGAGAAACTTTATCAGCAACTTTGTTTTCCAGAACTCACTGTTCTGCTGTAAGTTGCCCCTTAGTTTCAGTACAGTTCTTCAGAAACCttagaacatttttttttaaaaaggaagtCAACAGGTCAGTTTTCCTCAGAGACTATAAGAAAAGTGACAGCatctgttgtgtgttcagatgaCCTGCTTCCATGTACCTGACCTGACTTTCTGTCTTTAAAGCTACTCAAACAGCCACAACAGTGATGGGTTTgtatttttcatggttttggacGATAAATGACAGAAGGTCCTGCTGATGGATCAGAAACTCACATGTGGGTCAGATTAGTTGTCCATAGTTGACCTAGGAAACACCTTGGAAGGTTGGCAGAACAATCTGCTGTTGAGGACCAGGTGACGTGGTAGAAAGTTCCAGAAGTCATatgacaaattattattttgtcctttAGTTTCAGGGATTGTTTTTCCCTCCACCGGTTCCTCCTGTCTATGTTCAGTTTTACCAAATAAACCAATGTGGAAAGATCAGGAATAATCAGAAGAAATAAATCTCTCCAGACCAAACTGTCTAAAAAGACAGGAGAAACAGGACGGATGCTTCAAAACTGATTGCTTGTCAGACAGCTGTGGGCAGGAAATCCTTTGGGAAATTAACgattcaaaaaagaaaaaaaaaaaccacagagTTAGAGGTTCACTacagttgttgtgttgttgtgagtACCTCAACTATAATAAAGTAAGCAGAGAGACTGAGTGGTTCTTGAATGTCACCCCCAGTCTGACgtataactatatatatatatatatatatatatatatatatatatataactctgtctgtctgtatgtggttCAGTGAGTGTAAGTTAGCCAGCTTATCTCTGACTAACAGTCTtactcattttaaaaatgaaagtaaaagtcAAGTCCTGTTTCTCAGCAGTCAGTAATGGACTGTACTgatatagcacttttctagtcttttcgaccactcaaagcacttcacactacagatcacattcaccccattcacacacattcatacagcacttattcTATACAAacagtgctttctagcacagacacacacattcgcacactGATGACACACATCGGaagcaatttggggttcagtatcttgcccaaggatacttctctactgctctacctcctgacGCCTCAGCCGCCCCAAATTTTTAAACGTGTTAAtctcaaaaatgtcaacagtgtGTCTTTTGTGAGACAATGAAGGAGAAGGTGGGGTTGTGGGGGACTCACAAACATGAAACTGACTGATATGATTTCACTGCATGTTTCCACAGAGTGGTGCTGTAACGCACTCCTGTGACTCATAGGTTTTCTGTGGACATGGGAAATGCCTTCAGCAATATAATTAGGTTTACTAAGGAGGGGAGGGAGCTTCCTTCCTGTCAGCAGTTTGACTTCCTGTGTGGGGTCAGTAGTCAGTATGAGGACCACTCAGTCAGAGGCAAAGTAGCCCTCTACTGTGAACAGGCtcacgtatacacacacacacacacacgcacgcatagtaacatacacactgacagagtAAGTCTCTGTAattattcctcctctcctcatcactGGTTAACATGAATCTACAGACTGGTCTCATGCTGATGTCGCAGTGTGGCTTAGACTAATCAAATGTGTATGTTTATCCTGGCAGTTGCCTGTTGATTCATTTCCACTGTTGTGTGATGACAACAAACATACATGTGGACACAGCAGGACAGCACAGAGAGTGGCAGTGGTGTATGTTGTTCTAACTGTAAAGTTGTCTGAGACAAAGTTCTGCTCTGTTACACATTCTCCATCTCGAAACTCCACAAACCAGCCCTCTCACAAAGAAAACCCACAATACACCACAACATCTTCCCTAGTTATTTAACCATCATGACCCACATGAAAGTCCAGtgactgtttccctctgtctttgcaGGATGTCGGTGTCTCGGAGGTGTCTGTGCTGTGTCAAATATTTGATGTTTGTCTTTAACCTCATCTTCTGGGTTAGTATTTGCACATATCAGCACCTATGTGTACAAATACAGCTGAGATTTTCTCCCATGTGGGTTTTCCCACTCTCTGCTACACACATCATCTTCCTGACAGCATATTGTGATTAATGCTCTGCTTTGACTCTGCTTTGACTTTACATTTCCTGTAAAGCTAGGAGGATGCGGCTTGTTTGGCGTTGGAGTATGGCTGTCCTTCACACAGGCAgagttttcctctcttcccttgTCCTTTCCATCCCTCTCAGCTGCCAATCTGCTGCTAGTTGCTGGTGGTATTACCATGGTGACTGGCTTCCTGGGTTGTCTTGGAGCCCTTAAGGAGCAGCGCTGCCTTTTGTTCATGGTGAGAGTGCAGTTGCagatatgtttttgttgttgttgcacttCATTTGGGGCATTTTATGGTTTCATTGGATATCAAACAGTAGAGAGATGAGGACATGCAGCAGTGGTGGTCAGAAATGCTGTGGTTCATGTTCACATCTTCTACTCTGAAATAACATCTCAGATGCAGACACAGCTTATTCCTGTATACACTATAATATCTgttcttctctgctctgcagttCTTTGTGATCCTTCTGCTCCTGGTCCTGACAGAGGTGACTCTAGTGTTGGTTATACACATCTACCATGAGAAGGTAAGCTCACCAGCTACATGGTTCAGGTTCAAAGGTTGAGGTTTTTTGTTGTCACATGTTCCAGAATAAGATcagaataagaataaaataagcAATAAAAAGTAGACTATCTTAATAACCCTACTTCTGTACAATGAATAACTGGAAGGATAAACTCAAAATTAGCAAAGAACATATTAAGTAATTGAAAATGAGGTGACATTACCAACAGTCTGGACAGAGACCGGAGGCTGCAATGTTCATTACATGAAGGAACACTCACAAATACAAATGTCAGGTTTGTGATAAGAGTGGTGCATCAGAAAAGAGTATGGCTGTGTTCAAATCAAAAAGGTTCCCATGTCCACAATTTGCAGTAATacagttcagcagcagaaactccATTCTCAGGAGGTTTGACTGCAGGATTGATGGACTAAACAGACTTAtccaggtgttcctaataaactgacaactcaGTGCTTATACAAAGCAGCTGTCCCCATCATTCCTGAGTCGGTTTGCTTCTTTAAGCAGAAACACAGGACAGGTTCTGtccctctgttgttgtttgagcTGGATGTTGAACTGAACACTGATTGGTCATACAGTGACTCCCTGAGCTGATTTATTTGGGTCTGATCTCAGTTGTtactgatgtctgtgtgtggctgttAGCTGGATTCTGTTTTCCATCAGAGGCAGTGAACTTCTCTCATGGAGAATGACAGGACTGTTGCTGGTCcaaggaaaaacacaaacacacagtaatcAGACATGTCAGAGTGGGTCAACCCCTCtgttcctctcacagtccaaaaacatgcagggTGACTGCTGACTCTGAATTACCTgtagtgtgaatgtgtgtgtgactggttgtctatctgtgtgtgtcagacctgTGAATGGACCGGTGACCTGTGCAGGTGTACACTCAGAGCGAGTATAGATAACAGACAGGTGAATAACTCTGTGTCTTTCCTACATCCTCTCTTATTTAGCTGGACTCCAAAGCGCAAGGAGAACTAAAGGAAGGTATGAAGATTTATGAGTCAGAACCTGGACTGAAGAAGTCCTGGGACAATGTCCAGAAAATGGTGAGCAAACCATGCATGACTATTTACAGTATGTAGCATGGAGGCAGGACAGGCCTATGTGCAACAGAATAAAGGAAATAGAAATGATAAGACTGTGGGTGGAAGCTCTACCTGTAAAGAATCACTGGAGCAGGTATCTGCCCTGAGCTCTTCTTTACTGTTGTTACCTCACCACTGCTGAGCTACATACACTGCACATAATGTATGTGTCTGCAGACAACTGACAAGCAGGTCCAACAATCAGTCTGATCAATCAGTCCAATGGCCTTTACCTTTCTTACTGTGAGATATTTGTCACTCCTCTGACAGTTGGTGATGATGCgacaacaattaaacatttattagtgttagtgatagTCTTATTGCtactaatgtttcactgttttgtcataATGATTCGTTTAGCTataatcatcattattattattattattattactactactactatttacattttgacatttggtttctgcctcttaaaaggaagtttttccttaccacagtcgcctagtgctgctcatggtgggatctgttgagtctctctctgtaaattttataaaataaagagtacagtctagacctgctctatatgtacagtgcctcgagataagttctgttgtgaattggcgctatataaataaaactgacttgacttgacagtTCATGTTTGAGTGATAGTGTGTGTTGGTCCTGTAGCTGAGTGgcatttgtctctgtgtcttacTCTTCTCCCAGTTCAAATGCTGTGGCGTAACCAACAAAACGGACTGGTATGATGTGCTGAATGGAACACtgccctcctcctgctgctctgtggggacagaccagtgtgtggacgGATGGAGTGAGGTTGGTTTTGTGCTCAGTCAGAGCACCGGGGGTctacatgttgttttcatttttcatgattCACTGTTATTTACAGATAAAGAACAGCTACCAGCATGTTAATCCATGGAATTTGCTCACAGCCTCTGAGGTTCTGCTTCTTATAGACACATCTGCAGGAAATCAGTCACC encodes the following:
- the unc119.2 gene encoding protein unc-119 homolog A codes for the protein MESQEETTTGNGEEEFQTQNGDSEEQQEEGWGTDDEMVVDGGMEDWNGFITGGATLGEEREGEVVAEWRPGEPVTPQHVLSLNTYTKEYLCSPADNIYNINFSRFKIRDLSSGVVILDMKKQCPTDVIELDTNRFIRYHFSPAFLTLREIGATLEFTVGSKALNRFRLIERHFFRNLLLKTFDFEIGFCIPHSRNTCEHIYCLPDLDPDTVEDMIANPFETRSDSFYFVNNKLIMHHKAEYSFSPQREADTSSKQENDG
- the tspan4b gene encoding tetraspanin-4 gives rise to the protein MSVSRRCLCCVKYLMFVFNLIFWLGGCGLFGVGVWLSFTQAEFSSLPLSFPSLSAANLLLVAGGITMVTGFLGCLGALKEQRCLLFMFFVILLLLVLTEVTLVLVIHIYHEKLDSKAQGELKEGMKIYESEPGLKKSWDNVQKMFKCCGVTNKTDWYDVLNGTLPSSCCSVGTDQCVDGWSEPCYQKARQWLLSNISSVLVFGVCIGVVQILALVFSMLMYCQILCAEKHLD